From Cyprinus carpio isolate SPL01 chromosome A7, ASM1834038v1, whole genome shotgun sequence, a single genomic window includes:
- the LOC109092674 gene encoding death-associated protein kinase 3-like, which yields MAVFKQQQVETFYEIGEEVGSGQFAIVKQCREKSSGRDFAAKFIKKRQSVASRRGVLREEIEREVNILQQIHHPNIVMLHDVFENKTDVVLILELVSGGELFDFLAEKESLSEEEATQFIKQILEGVHYLHTRNIAHFDLKPENIMLLDKNAPLPRIKLIDFGLAHKIAEGVEFKNIFGTPEFVAPEIVNYEPLGLEADMWSVGVITYILLSGASPFLGETKQDTLGNISAMNYEFDDEFFGHTSELAKNFIRQLLEKDTKKRLTIQDALNHPWIKSNEHKEERSKAPERKRERRQLKTKRLKEYTIKSHSSMPPNNTYINFERFAQVEEDMSAMEGSFCQLMSAHDSMQEDIDTLVSIYNEKEMWYKEESESIRHELSQLRYKFRKVEAQRRGVHEDMQSVDASISRVSERYKERQTRYEALQKELCDELQWVQEVVGSFQVTFPNCSFSSVFNTDVNEALQELLNRSCGGDLLTGSNLDQQR from the exons ATGGCTGTGTTCAAGCAGCAGCAGGTCGAGACATTCTATGAGATTGGAGAGGAAGTTGGGAG TGGGCAGTTTGCAATTGTTAAGCAGTGTCGTGAAAAGAGTTCAGGCCGAGATTTTGCTGCCAAGTTCATAAAGAAGCGTCAGAGTGTTGCTAGCCGGCGAGGTGTGCTCCGAGAAGAGATTGAGCGAGAGGTCAACATCCTACAGCAGATACATCATCCCAATATTGTCATGTTACATGACGTGTTTGAGAACAAGACAGATGTGGTGTTGATTTTGGAGCT ggTGTCTGGGGGAGAGCTTTTCGACTTTCTGGCAGAGAAGGAGTCTTTAAGTGAGGAGGAAGCCACACAGTTTATTAAACAGATTCTAGAGGGCGTGCACTATTTGCACACAAGGAATATTGCTCATTTTGACCTGAAG CCTGAAAACATCATGCTTCTGGATAAGAACGCCCCACTGCCCCGAATCAAACTCATTGATTTTGGCTTGGCCCACAAGATTGCTGAAGGGgttgaatttaaaaacatctttggaACACCAGAGTTTGTTG CTCCAGAGATTGTGAATTATGAACCACTGGGACTGGAAGCAGATATGTG GAGTGTTGGTGTTATAACATATATTCT GTTGAGTGGGGCATCTCCTTTCCTAGGAGAAACGAAGCAAGACACTCTGGGAAACATCTCAGCCATGAACTATGAGTTTGATGATGAATTCTTTGGCCACACCAGTGAGCTTGCCAAGAATTTTATACGACAACTGCTGGAAAAGGACACCAA AAAGAGACTCACAATTCAAGATGCCTTGAATCACCCCTGGATTAAG TCTAATGAGCATAAAGAAGAACGCAGTAAAGcaccagagagaaagagagagcgtaGGCAGCTGAAGACAAAGCGTCTGAAAGAGTATACCATCAAGTCCCACTCCAGCATGCCTCCTAACAACACCTACATCAACTTTGAACGCTTTGCACAGGTGGAGGAGGACATGTCGGCCATGGAGGGCTCTTTCTGCCAGCTGATGTCGGCTCACGACTCCATGCAGGAAGACATTGACACACTAGTGTCCATCTACAATGAGAAAGAGATGTGGTACAAAGAAGAAAGTGAAAGCATCAGACACGAGTTGTCCCAGCTCCGTTATAAGTTTCGTAAAGTCGAAGCCCAGAGGCGGGGTGTTCACGAAGACATGCAGAGTGTGGATGCCAGCATTAGCCGAGTGAGCGAGCGATATAAGGAGAGGCAGACTCGTTATGAGGCCTTGCAAAAGGAGCTGTGTGACGAGCTGCAGTGGGTACAGGAAGTGGTGGGTTCATTCCAGGTCACCTTCCCAAACTGTAGCTTTAGCAGTGTGTTTAATACTGATGTCAATGAAGCACTGCAAGAGTTGCTGAATAGATCCTGTGGAGGAGACCTGCTGACGGGCAGCAATCTGGACCAGCAGAGATGA
- the LOC122145461 gene encoding SH2 domain-containing protein 7-like: MLTMEQIEAALYKKMKISEKLNEKQMERMEGVGEDLTMAREQQREHILKWFVETQAVLILSDGSFPPWFQGFISRHEAEDQLKDKNVGCFLIRLSEKSIAYILSYK; the protein is encoded by the exons ATGCTCACAATGGAGCAAATAGAGGCAGCCTTGTACAAAAAGATGAAGATAtctgaaaaattaaatgagaagCAGATGGAAAGAATGGAGGGAGTTGGGGAAGATCTCACCATGGCCAGAGAACAACAGAGGGAGCACATCCTCAAGTGGTTTGTGGAGACTCAGGCTGTGCTCATCCTGAGTGATGGAAGTTTTCCGCCCTGGTTCCAGGGCTTCATCTCCAGACA CGAAGCAGAAGATCAGCTCAAAGACAAGAATGTTGGTTGCTTCCTTATCAGACTCAGCGAAAAATCCATTGCATATATTCTTTCATAcaagtaa
- the LOC109093165 gene encoding uncharacterized protein LOC109093165 has protein sequence MLYDVVQNKPTINAGVSVKALRSLWEQTGNVLYGPPPVLYSKSGRKLAISTSVDRNSLSQGTKVPPVPKKNTRLRNSLSAGFSGTNTSQEQHTFSESRTSGRSAGDQSLNGRKSDTLDTEGYNSQLTSPLHDENNQSSTSNSCNIVPSSPQRPPLVQPKTASCSYAVLDLKRHHSGGASFSYTEKEALQPNPLYQTSSVVCAGQQDQPGQEYDNRIKLIDSILLAENPYQDIPEQRDSNTYEHIAESNTYEDIRVTDSNTYASLDEMPPHSPSILGKKNHKWWKLRLENKKQ, from the exons ATGCTTTATGATGTGGTTCAAAATAAGCCCACAATTAACGCAGGTGTTAGCGTTAAGGCTCTAAGAAGTTTATGGGAACAAACTGGCAATGTCCTGTATGGCCCACCTCCTGTTCTGTATTCTAAAAGTGGCCGGAAACTCGCAATCTCCACCTCTGTTGACAGGAACAGCCTTTCTCAG GGTACAAAAGTTCCACCAGTGCCAAAGAAGAATACACGACTTCGGAATTCCTTAAGCGCTGGTTTTTCTGGTACAAATACATCACAAGAACAACACACCTTTTCAGAATCAAGGACATCTGGAAGGTCAGCTGGTGATCAGAGCCTAAATGGCAGGAAAAGTGATACCTTGGACACAGAGGGCTACAACTCTCAATTAACATCGCCTCTCCACGATGAAAACAATCAGTCTTCAACCTCTAATTCTTGTAACATTGTGCCCTCCTCCCCTCAACGACCTCCTTTAGTTCAACCCAAAACAGCGTCCTGCTCTTATGCTGTCCTCGACCTTAAAAGACACCATAGTGGTGGTGCTTCTTTTTCATATACTGAAAAAGAAGCCCTGCAGCCCAATCCACTCTACCAGACCTCATCTGTGGTGTGCGCTGGGCAGCAGGACCAGCCCGGGCAAGAGTATGACAACCGTATAAAGCTCATCGACAGCATCCTTTTAGCAGAAAACCCCTATCAAGACATACCTGAACAACGTGACAGTAATACCTATGAACACATAGCTGAGAGCAACACGTATGAGGACATCCGAGTGACAGACAGCAACACGTATGCAAGTTTGGATGAGATGCCTCCACACTCACCGAGCATCTTGGGAAAGAAG aATCATAAGTGGTGGAAACTTCGACTGGAGAATAAGAAGCAATAG
- the rab8b gene encoding ras-related protein Rab-8B, giving the protein MAKTYDYLFKLLLIGDSGVGKTCLLFRFSEDAFNTTFISTIGIDFKIRTIELDGKKIKLQIWDTAGQERFRTITTAYYRGAMGIMLVYDITNEKSFENIKNWIRNIEEHASSDVERMILGNKCDMNDKRQVSKERGEKLAIDYGIKFLETSAKSSTNVEEAFVTLARDIMTRLNRKMNENNPSGGGGAVKITESRSKKPSFFRCTLL; this is encoded by the exons ATGGCGAAAACGTACGACTATCTGTTCAAACTGCTGCTCATCGGAGACAGCGGGGTGGGCAAGACGTGTCTGCTGTTTCGATTCAGTGAGGACGCGTTCAACACCACCTTCATCTCCACTATAG GAATTGACTTTAAAATCAGAACAATTGAGCTGGATGGGAAGAAGATCAAGCTTCAGATCTG GGATACAGCCGGACAGGAGAGGTTCAGAACCATCACCACTGCTTATTATAGAGGAGCAATG GGAATTATGCTGGTGTATGATATCACAAATGAGAAATCATTTGAGAACATCAAGAACTGGATCAGGAACATTGAGGAG CATGCATCATCAGATGTGGAACGGATGATATTGGGGAACAAATGTGACATGAATGATAAGAGACAAGTTTCAAAGGAAAGAGGGGAAAAG cTAGCTATTGATTATGGAATCAAGTTCTTGGAAACCAGTGCAAAATCTAGCACAAATGTGGAAGAG GCCTTTGTCACTCTTGCTAGAGACATCATGACCAGATTAAACAGAAAAATG AATGAGAATAACCcttcaggaggaggaggagcagtgAAAATCACAGAGAGTCGATCCAAGAAGCCAAGCTTCTTCCGTTGCACTCTGCTCTAA